The following are encoded together in the Coleofasciculus sp. FACHB-T130 genome:
- a CDS encoding PAS domain S-box protein, whose protein sequence is MHIIPWAALGYGLVVSICTLLGLWLGPELLNNLFAANGFIPHGHCYLWKPGLVSLHVATDTLIGLAYVSISVTLVYLVHKARRDIPFHSVFIAFGFFIIACGATHFIEVWTLWMPVYWLSGTIKLITAIASVTTALVIPPLVPQVLTLIASAKTSEDRKLQLETANVELETLYQKLKELDQLKTQFFANVSHDLRTPLALILGPTEKLLSEPNLTNPEQRHDLELVDRNARTLLKRVNDLLDVSKLEAGKMEVNYALSDVAELVRLIAANFETIAEDRQISFVVETPSSLRASVDPDKWQRICFNLLSNAFKFTPMGGSIRCILAEVSPQEQGHRGTEEQVFALDSLSSSSFTLTIEDTGPGVPPELREAIFEPYRQEEFVTQQGFGGTGLGLAIVKEFVELHGGSIEVNQAPKGGAVFTTWMPQAAPSDVLSTNTEGLLVPDGNRDFHLDGETIAIAQPAATDSDKLTSTNLQIDSTRSPQAKTSTNYKEIALSVMAELGHQPNDLESALNYQSSEIFPSEQSAQNPQGEISNSQSPLVLVVEDNPEMNRFIVESLAPENRVVSARNGQEGLDKAIALHPDLILTDMMMPQMNGDQLVREVRAIKELDTIPIVLLTAKADDELRVQMLREGVQDYLMKPFHIEELRARVGNAIAMKRTREILQQELQTLDIDLATLAKELTSRQRELQASHQNLEIRVRERTAELATANELLQEQIALAQQAEQELRKSEQRFRSYFELPLVGIAISSPDKGWLDANDKLCDIFGYSRQELTQMTWDQLTHPDDLPADVEQFQRILAGEIEAYSMDKRFIRKDGQTIHASISTRCVRRTDGSIDYFVALVQDITERYQALQALKWERSILRSFFDSASLMMGIVELVEDDIRHISDNSTSAKFFGLTPEAMQNRLSSSLGVPPQYLRLWIHQYRLAQRTQTTIRFEYPHETDLGKKWLSASVCPIEGASSLHPKFAYVIEDITNRKKSEKERLQLVREQEARAQAEEAQQRYLSLAEAIPQMVWTAQPDGSVDYYNQRWFDYTGTTLEQAQGWGWQPILHPDDLQASVDGWNNAIDTGETYEAECRFKRASDGVYRWHLVRALPLRDRHQWVVKWFGTCTDIDDRKRAEQSRQFLSEAGVVLADSLDYQATLERLVHLAVPHLADWCAVHTVEPDGTIRQRAVAHADASKVELAWEVERRYPFDPKVPRGLAKVLHTGEAKLAPEVSDELLVAIARDPEHLEILRKADFKSYMCLPLIARGRILGAIAFITAESGRHYNQADLSLASELAHRAALAVDNARLYHEAQEANRMKDQFLAIVSHELRTPINAVLGWAQLLRSRKFDENRTAQALETIERNAKAQTQLIESLLDVSRMIRGNLPLSLLPVDLVPVIQTSINSVLATAQTREIQVETVLDPSCGRVQGDPVRLQQVMSNLLSNALKFTPNGGQVTVRMSIVIGNRSSVMANAEESHQLPVTNYQLPITHYAQIQISDTGVGITPDFLPHVFDLFRQADSTTTRSHGGLGLGLAIVRYLVEMHGGTVSAHSPGEGLGATFTVRLPLLESTQVGLKTSGLLAHQHEVPTEVENTNQERKNSSSPSPSLNPQSSILNPQSSSPSPSLNPQSSVLSPQSSSSSSSSSLNPHALSGLRLLLVEDDADIREVVVTTLEEAGASVRAVASVPEAIKALDRELPDLVISDIGMPLEDGYGLIRQLRNREAERGGKIPAIALTAYTTEEDRLQTLAAGYQRHLSKPVETAQLVAVVANLWKSAGQIQNDE, encoded by the coding sequence ATGCATATCATACCTTGGGCCGCTCTCGGCTACGGGCTAGTAGTATCTATTTGTACTTTGCTGGGTCTGTGGCTAGGGCCGGAATTATTAAACAATCTTTTTGCAGCGAATGGTTTTATCCCACATGGACATTGCTATTTGTGGAAACCAGGGTTGGTGTCACTTCATGTTGCCACCGATACGTTAATCGGACTAGCGTATGTTTCGATTTCAGTGACGCTAGTTTATTTAGTCCACAAAGCGCGTCGAGATATTCCTTTTCATTCAGTATTTATCGCCTTTGGATTTTTCATTATTGCCTGCGGTGCCACGCATTTTATAGAAGTGTGGACACTATGGATGCCCGTTTATTGGCTATCCGGAACGATTAAATTAATTACAGCGATCGCTTCAGTGACGACAGCCTTGGTAATCCCGCCATTAGTTCCTCAAGTCCTGACGCTGATTGCCTCTGCAAAAACCTCTGAAGATCGTAAACTCCAACTAGAAACGGCAAACGTTGAGTTAGAGACGCTTTACCAAAAACTTAAGGAACTCGACCAATTAAAAACCCAATTTTTTGCCAACGTTAGCCACGACTTGCGGACACCACTTGCCTTGATCTTGGGGCCAACGGAGAAACTGCTCTCCGAGCCGAATCTGACCAACCCAGAACAACGTCACGACCTAGAATTGGTGGATCGTAACGCCCGTACCCTGCTCAAACGAGTCAACGATTTGCTGGATGTCTCCAAGCTGGAGGCAGGCAAAATGGAAGTGAACTACGCACTCAGCGACGTGGCTGAGCTGGTGCGGCTGATTGCTGCCAACTTTGAAACCATTGCAGAAGACCGTCAGATATCCTTCGTTGTCGAAACTCCTTCATCTCTTAGGGCGAGTGTCGATCCAGATAAGTGGCAGCGCATCTGCTTCAATCTACTTTCCAACGCCTTCAAATTCACCCCGATGGGGGGTAGTATCCGCTGCATCCTTGCGGAAGTCAGTCCTCAGGAGCAGGGGCACAGAGGCACAGAGGAGCAAGTCTTCGCCCTGGACTCCCTGTCGTCTTCATCCTTCACCCTCACCATTGAAGATACTGGCCCAGGCGTGCCACCAGAACTCCGGGAAGCCATTTTTGAGCCGTATCGCCAAGAGGAATTCGTTACTCAGCAAGGATTTGGCGGTACTGGTCTGGGGCTAGCCATTGTCAAGGAGTTCGTTGAATTGCACGGCGGCTCCATAGAAGTTAACCAGGCTCCAAAAGGCGGGGCAGTTTTCACGACCTGGATGCCGCAAGCAGCACCCTCAGACGTTCTAAGTACCAATACAGAAGGGTTGCTAGTACCCGATGGGAATCGCGATTTTCATCTGGATGGGGAGACGATTGCGATCGCGCAACCAGCTGCTACAGACTCCGACAAGCTGACTTCGACAAATCTTCAAATCGATTCGACGCGATCGCCCCAGGCGAAAACATCCACAAATTACAAGGAAATTGCCCTTTCTGTAATGGCAGAACTGGGGCATCAACCCAACGATTTGGAATCGGCATTAAATTACCAGTCATCAGAAATTTTCCCATCAGAACAGTCCGCGCAAAATCCTCAAGGTGAAATTTCTAATTCTCAATCCCCACTCGTGCTGGTAGTTGAAGACAATCCGGAAATGAATCGCTTCATCGTCGAGAGTTTAGCGCCAGAGAATCGGGTCGTAAGTGCCCGGAATGGGCAGGAAGGATTGGACAAAGCGATCGCCCTGCATCCTGACTTAATCCTCACCGATATGATGATGCCTCAAATGAACGGCGACCAGCTAGTGCGGGAAGTCAGAGCCATCAAGGAACTCGATACGATCCCGATTGTTCTGCTGACGGCGAAAGCAGACGACGAGCTACGGGTGCAGATGTTACGAGAAGGGGTACAAGATTACCTGATGAAGCCCTTTCATATCGAGGAACTCCGAGCGCGGGTGGGCAATGCGATCGCTATGAAACGCACCCGTGAGATTCTTCAGCAGGAGTTACAAACTCTGGATATAGACCTCGCCACCTTAGCCAAAGAACTCACCTCCCGCCAGCGCGAATTGCAGGCTTCCCATCAAAATTTAGAAATTCGGGTTCGGGAAAGAACTGCCGAACTCGCAACAGCGAATGAATTACTTCAAGAACAAATCGCCCTGGCTCAACAAGCCGAACAAGAGCTGCGGAAGAGCGAACAACGCTTCCGCAGCTACTTTGAACTTCCTTTAGTCGGGATCGCCATTAGTTCGCCAGACAAAGGTTGGCTAGACGCCAACGATAAATTGTGCGACATCTTTGGCTATTCCCGGCAAGAACTCACGCAAATGACTTGGGATCAATTAACTCATCCCGATGATTTGCCAGCCGATGTAGAGCAATTCCAGCGGATTTTAGCAGGCGAAATTGAAGCCTACTCAATGGACAAGCGGTTTATCCGCAAAGATGGTCAAACGATCCACGCCAGCATCTCGACTCGCTGCGTGCGCCGTACTGACGGCTCAATTGATTACTTCGTGGCTCTCGTTCAGGACATCACCGAACGGTACCAAGCACTTCAAGCACTCAAATGGGAAAGATCCATCCTTCGCAGCTTCTTCGATAGCGCTTCTTTGATGATGGGAATTGTCGAATTGGTGGAAGATGACATCCGGCATATTTCTGATAACTCCACCTCAGCAAAGTTCTTTGGGCTAACTCCCGAAGCGATGCAAAATCGACTGAGTAGCAGTTTGGGAGTCCCGCCGCAATACCTGCGATTGTGGATTCATCAATATCGGTTGGCTCAACGCACCCAGACAACCATCCGCTTTGAATACCCTCACGAGACTGACTTAGGTAAGAAGTGGCTGTCTGCTAGCGTCTGTCCCATCGAGGGAGCTTCCAGTTTGCATCCGAAATTTGCGTATGTGATTGAAGACATCACCAACCGCAAGAAATCTGAGAAAGAACGGCTCCAGCTCGTCCGCGAACAGGAAGCGCGTGCCCAAGCTGAAGAGGCACAACAGCGTTATCTCTCCCTAGCAGAGGCGATTCCACAGATGGTGTGGACGGCACAGCCAGATGGGTCAGTGGATTACTACAACCAACGCTGGTTTGACTACACGGGAACAACGCTGGAGCAAGCCCAAGGCTGGGGATGGCAGCCTATACTCCATCCAGACGATTTGCAGGCATCGGTAGACGGCTGGAACAATGCCATTGATACGGGTGAGACTTACGAAGCGGAATGCCGCTTTAAGAGAGCGTCGGACGGAGTTTACCGCTGGCATCTGGTTCGGGCGTTGCCGCTACGCGATCGCCATCAATGGGTCGTCAAGTGGTTCGGGACTTGCACCGACATTGACGATCGCAAGCGCGCGGAACAGTCACGGCAATTCCTCTCCGAAGCTGGCGTCGTGCTGGCTGACTCGCTGGATTATCAAGCTACGTTAGAACGCCTCGTACATCTGGCGGTGCCGCACCTTGCCGACTGGTGCGCCGTCCATACAGTTGAGCCGGATGGCACGATTCGCCAACGAGCGGTTGCCCATGCAGACGCCTCAAAGGTTGAGCTGGCATGGGAGGTAGAGCGTCGTTATCCCTTCGATCCCAAGGTGCCCCGTGGTTTGGCGAAAGTGTTGCATACAGGTGAGGCAAAACTCGCTCCAGAGGTTTCCGATGAATTGCTCGTCGCGATCGCCCGCGATCCGGAACACTTGGAAATCCTCCGCAAGGCAGATTTCAAATCTTATATGTGCCTACCATTAATTGCCCGTGGAAGAATCTTGGGAGCGATCGCCTTTATTACTGCCGAATCGGGTCGTCACTACAATCAGGCGGATCTCTCCTTGGCTTCTGAACTAGCTCACCGCGCTGCCTTGGCGGTAGACAATGCGCGACTTTACCACGAAGCTCAAGAAGCCAATCGCATGAAAGACCAGTTCCTGGCGATTGTCTCCCACGAACTGCGAACTCCGATCAACGCCGTCCTGGGTTGGGCACAGCTGCTCCGCAGCCGCAAGTTTGATGAAAACCGGACGGCGCAGGCGTTGGAAACTATCGAGCGCAATGCCAAGGCACAGACGCAGCTGATTGAGTCGCTTTTGGATGTCTCGCGCATGATCCGGGGGAACTTGCCCCTCAGTCTCCTCCCAGTTGACCTAGTGCCGGTGATTCAAACTTCCATTAATTCTGTACTGGCAACAGCTCAGACACGGGAAATTCAAGTAGAGACAGTGCTAGACCCTTCTTGCGGACGTGTCCAAGGCGATCCCGTCCGATTGCAGCAGGTGATGTCAAATCTACTCTCGAATGCCCTCAAGTTCACACCGAACGGCGGACAAGTGACGGTGCGAATGTCAATCGTTATTGGGAATAGGTCATCGGTAATGGCTAATGCGGAAGAATCTCACCAATTACCAGTTACCAATTACCAATTACCAATTACTCACTATGCCCAAATCCAAATCAGCGACACCGGAGTGGGTATTACTCCTGACTTTTTGCCCCATGTCTTTGACTTGTTCCGTCAGGCTGATAGTACAACCACGCGATCGCATGGAGGTCTAGGGCTAGGACTCGCGATTGTCCGCTATCTTGTAGAAATGCATGGCGGCACTGTCAGCGCCCACAGTCCAGGCGAAGGACTCGGAGCCACTTTTACAGTGCGCCTACCTCTTTTAGAGAGTACGCAAGTAGGGCTGAAAACTTCAGGACTGTTAGCGCACCAGCACGAAGTGCCGACTGAGGTAGAAAACACAAATCAAGAAAGAAAAAATTCCTCTTCCCCTTCCCCTTCCCTCAATCCTCAATCCTCAATCCTCAATCCTCAATCCTCATCCCCTTCCCCTTCCCTCAATCCTCAGTCCTCAGTCCTCAGCCCTCAGTCCTCTTCCTCTTCCTCTTCCTCTTCCCTCAATCCTCATGCTCTCAGCGGATTGCGCCTTCTGTTAGTGGAAGATGATGCCGATATCCGCGAAGTCGTTGTCACCACTCTAGAGGAGGCAGGAGCAAGTGTGAGAGCCGTGGCATCAGTGCCAGAAGCCATAAAGGCACTGGATCGAGAGTTGCCAGACCTGGTGATTAGCGATATCGGAATGCCGTTAGAGGACGGCTATGGGCTGATTCGCCAACTGCGGAATCGAGAAGCCGAACGCGGAGGCAAAATTCCCGCGATCGCGCTGACCGCCTACACCACTGAGGAAGATCGGCTGCAAACTCTTGCCGCTGGCTATCAGCGCCATCTTTCTAAGCCGGTGGAAACCGCCCAGTTGGTAGCAGTCGTGGCGAATCTTTGGAAATCTGCGGGTCAAATTCAGAATGATGAATAA